One Hevea brasiliensis isolate MT/VB/25A 57/8 chromosome 5, ASM3005281v1, whole genome shotgun sequence genomic region harbors:
- the LOC110640484 gene encoding G2/mitotic-specific cyclin S13-6, producing the protein MTRVGSSQLQKENSPLFLFSISYFSPDSGSFREREKERERFGSWRSLIRIQETQGIQEITSEMASRPIVPQPARGEALIGVNMHRKKNAAGADGRNRRALGDIGNVVTVRGIDAAKPQAQISRPMTRKFCAQLLANAQAAAAAENNKKLVCVKVETVPGAGPNGAAAGKNGGAVKEAQKKVVVKPEPQEVIEISPDNEKEEEKVKKQDKAVHKKKESPRKKVQTLTSALTARSKAACGLGNKPMEEIVDIDAADANNDLAGVEYVEDIYKFYKLVENESRPHNYMDSQPEINEKMRAILIDWLIDVHQKFELSPETLYLTINIIDRFLSVKPVPRRELQLVGISATLMASKYEEIWPPEVNDLVCISDKAYTHEQVLIMEKTILAKLEWTLTVPTHYVFLSRFIKASIPDKEMENMVYFLTELGIMHYDTIMFCPSMVAASAVYAARCTLSKCPVWTETLKLHTGFSESQLKDCAGLLVYLHSKAAENKLQTVHKKYSHPQRGAVAMLPAAKSLLPASLCQ; encoded by the exons ATGACAAGAGTCGGCTCCTCTCAGCTTCAAAAAGAGAATAGTCCTCTCTTCCTCTTCTCCATCTCCTACTTCTCACCAGATAGTGGAAGTTttagagaaagagagaaagagagagagagattcggTTCTTGGAGAAGTTTGATTCGCATTCAAGAGACTCAAGGGATTCAAGAGATTACATCTGAAATGGCTTCAAGACCCATTGTTCCACAACCGGCTAGAG GGGAAGCACTTATAGGTGTCAACATGCATCGGAAGAAGAATGCTGCAGGGGCTGATGGCAGAAACCGCCGTGCTCTTGGAGACATTGGCAATGTAGTAACTGTTCGAGGAATTGACGCTGCCAAGCCCCAGGCTCAAATTTCTCGCCCCATGACgag GAAATTCTGTGCACAGTTATTGGCCAATGCCCAAGCCGCAGCAGCAGCAGAGAACAACAAG AAATTAGTCTGTGTCAAGGTGGAGACGGTGCCTGGCGCTGGTCCTAATGGAGCAGCCGCTGGTAAAAATGGTGGAGCAGTGAAGGAAGCTCAGAAGAAAGTCGTAGTCAAGCCAGAGCCCCAGGAGGTGATTGAGATAAGCCCTGATAATGAGAAAGAAGAGGAAAAGGTTAAGAAGCAAGACAAGGCAGTGCACAAGAAAAAAGAATCGCCAAGGAAGAAAGTGCAGACTCTTACATCAGCCCTCACTGCTCGAAGCAAA GCTGCTTGTGGCCTGGGAAACAAACCAATGGAGGAGATTGTTGATATTGATGCAGCAGATGCCAATAATGATTTAGCTGGAGTTGAATATGTCGAGGATATTTACAAGTTCTATAAGCTAGTTGAG AATGAGAGCCGGCCTCATAATTACATGGACTCACAACCTGAGATTAATGAGAAGATGAGAGCAATTCTGATAGACTGGTTGATAGATGTGCATCAGAAGTTTGAGCTGTCACCTGAAACTCTTTATCTCACAATCAATATCATTGATCGATTCCTTTCTGTAAAACCTGTTCCAAGAAGGGAACTCCAACTGGTGGGAATCAGTGCCACTCTAATGGCCTCCAAATACGAGGAAATCTGGCCTCCAGAG GTCAATGATTTGGTGTGCATTTCCGACAAAGCTTATACTCATGAGCAGGTATTGATTATGGAGAAAACTATACTGGCAAAGCTGGAATGGACCCTAACTGTGCCAACACATTATGTGTTCCTTTCTCGTTTCATCAAGGCGTCTATTCCTGACAAGGAG ATGGAGAACATGGTCTATTTTCTTACTGAATTGGGTATCATGCATTATGACACCATAATGTTCTGCCCATCAATGGTTGCTGCCTCAGCAGTCTATGCAGCTCGATGCACTCTAAGCAAATGCCCTGTCTGGACAGAGACCCTTAAGCTTCATACTGGTTTCTCAGAATCACAGCTTAA GGATTGTGCTGGACTGCTGGTGTACTTGCACTCAAAGGCTGCAGAAAACAAGCTTCAAACAGTGCACAAAAAGTACTCACATCCCCAGAGAGGAGCTGTTGCAATGCTTCCAGCAGCCAAAAGTCTCTTGCCTGCTAGTTTGTGTCAATGA
- the LOC110640490 gene encoding stomatal closure-related actin-binding protein 3 isoform X1, translating into MTKISPEIEEKMQTEVILPVSADVSFASNGFPKYKLGPDNQILEEPKEDNKGPSLKEVVEQETIQLSDQHKRLSVRDLASKFDKNLAAAAKLAEEAKLREVASLEGHVLLKKLRDALESLRGRMAGQNKEDVEKAISMVEALAVKLTQKEGELIQEKFEVKKLANFLKQASEDAKKLVNQEKSFACAEIESARAVVQRFGEALEEEERNAQNSKNEAPDVEELIEEVQEARRIKLLHQPTKVMEMEHELHALRTQIREKSIFSVKLQNELAMSKRAKENKSSPYVIDGSETLGSCLQLQPRSNASPPPLSKCSIQWCRISSDGSHKEVISGANRAIYAPEPLDVGLILQADIISNGQKITVTTAGPIETAAGLGSYVDNLLRKSSSEFNVVISQMNGQDHPSHSVHTFNVGKMRIKLCRGWITKAREIYSASMQLCGVRANSNAAAKALFWQPRKGLSFVLTFESERERNAAIMIARKYALDCNVILAGPEDQL; encoded by the exons ATGACGAAGATAAGTCCTGAAATAGAAGAAAAGATGCAGACGGAAGTAATTCTTCCAGTTTCAGCTGATGTAAGCTTTGCTTCTAACGGGTTTCCAAAATATAAATTAGGACCTGACAATCAGATTTTGGAAGAGCCAAAAGAGGACAATAAAGGTCCATCCTTAAAGGAGGTTGTTGAACAAGAAACTATACAGCTATCAGATCAGCACAAGCGCCTCTCGGTTCGTGACCTTGCTAGTAAATTTGACAAGAACTTGGCTGCTGCTGCTAAGTTGGCTGAGGAG GCAAAGCTTAGAGAGGTGGCTTCTTTGGAAGGACATGTTCTTCTGAAAAAGCTTAGAGATGCACTGGAATCTTTAAGAGGACGAATGGCGGGGCAAAACAAGGAGGATGTAGAGAAAGCTATCTCTATG GTGGAGGCACTAGCAGTTAAATTAACTCAGAAAGAAGGAGAATTAATTCAAGAGAAGTTTGAAGTGAAAAAGCTTGCTAACTTTCTTAAACAG GCTTCTGAAGATGCTAAAAAGTTGGTCAATCAAGAAAAATCTTTTGCCTGTGCTGAAATTGAAAGTGCCAGGGCAGTCGTGCAGAGGTTTGGAGAGGCTTTGGAGGAAGAAGAAAGGAATGCTCAGAATTCCAAAAACGAGGCTCCT GATGTGGAGGAACTAATTGAGGAAGTTCAGGAAGCTAGAAGAATTAAATTGTTGCATCAGCCAACCAAG GTGATGGAAATGGAGCATGAGCTTCATGCGCTGAGAACTCAGATTCGGGAGAAATCTATATTTTCGGTTAAACTTCAGAATGAG TTGGCAATGAGCAAGAGAGCCAAGGAGAATAAATCCTCTCCATATGTCATAGATGGTTCTGAAACTCTAGGTTCATGTCTGCAACTACAGCCTAGATCAAATGCTTCTCCACCACCACTTTCAAAGTGTTCAATTCAGTGGTGCCGTATATCTTCTGATGGCAGCCACAAAGAAGTTATTTCAG GTGCCAACAGAGCAATTTATGCCCCTGAACCGTTAGATGTTGGACTTATTTTGCAAGCAGACATCATTTCAAATGGCCAAAAAATCACAGTAACAACTGCTGGTCCCATTGAAACTG CTGCAGGATTGGGAAGCTATGTAGATAATCTTTTGCGGAAATCTAGCTCTGAATTTAAT GTAGTTATTTCCCAGATGAATGGACAAGATCATCCATCACATTCTGTTCACACATTTAATGTGGGAAAAATGAGGATAAAGCTCTGTAGAGGGTGGATTACAAAGGCTAGAGAAATTTATTCTGCATCTATGCAG TTATGTGGAGTTCGAGCTAATAGTAATGCTGCAGCAAAGGCGTTATTCTGGCAACCGAGGAAGGGTCTTTCATTTGTATTGACATTTGAATCAGAACGAGAAAGGAATGCAGCCATAATGATTGCCAGGAAATATGCTCTTGATTGTAAT GTGATACTTGCTGGACCAGAGGATCAATTATAG
- the LOC110640490 gene encoding stomatal closure-related actin-binding protein 3 isoform X2 produces MTKISPEIEEKMQTEVILPVSADVSFASNGFPKYKLGPDNQILEEPKEDNKGPSLKEVVEQETIQLSDQHKRLSVRDLASKFDKNLAAAAKLAEEAKLREVASLEGHVLLKKLRDALESLRGRMAGQNKEDVEKAISMVEALAVKLTQKEGELIQEKFEVKKLANFLKQASEDAKKLVNQEKSFACAEIESARAVVQRFGEALEEEERNAQNSKNEAPDVEELIEEVQEARRIKLLHQPTKVMEMEHELHALRTQIREKSIFSVKLQNELAMSKRAKENKSSPYVIDGSETLGSCLQLQPRSNASPPPLSKCSIQWCRISSDGSHKEVISGANRAIYAPEPLDVGLILQADIISNGQKITVTTAGPIETAAGLGSYVDNLLRKSSSEFNVVISQMNGQDHPSHSVHTFNVGKMRIKLCRGWITKAREIYSASMQDPSFPSLYFFLFTPSIFYLNFYLSRVCKRTVNWLEVLKSNLEVPSWMVGGFVV; encoded by the exons ATGACGAAGATAAGTCCTGAAATAGAAGAAAAGATGCAGACGGAAGTAATTCTTCCAGTTTCAGCTGATGTAAGCTTTGCTTCTAACGGGTTTCCAAAATATAAATTAGGACCTGACAATCAGATTTTGGAAGAGCCAAAAGAGGACAATAAAGGTCCATCCTTAAAGGAGGTTGTTGAACAAGAAACTATACAGCTATCAGATCAGCACAAGCGCCTCTCGGTTCGTGACCTTGCTAGTAAATTTGACAAGAACTTGGCTGCTGCTGCTAAGTTGGCTGAGGAG GCAAAGCTTAGAGAGGTGGCTTCTTTGGAAGGACATGTTCTTCTGAAAAAGCTTAGAGATGCACTGGAATCTTTAAGAGGACGAATGGCGGGGCAAAACAAGGAGGATGTAGAGAAAGCTATCTCTATG GTGGAGGCACTAGCAGTTAAATTAACTCAGAAAGAAGGAGAATTAATTCAAGAGAAGTTTGAAGTGAAAAAGCTTGCTAACTTTCTTAAACAG GCTTCTGAAGATGCTAAAAAGTTGGTCAATCAAGAAAAATCTTTTGCCTGTGCTGAAATTGAAAGTGCCAGGGCAGTCGTGCAGAGGTTTGGAGAGGCTTTGGAGGAAGAAGAAAGGAATGCTCAGAATTCCAAAAACGAGGCTCCT GATGTGGAGGAACTAATTGAGGAAGTTCAGGAAGCTAGAAGAATTAAATTGTTGCATCAGCCAACCAAG GTGATGGAAATGGAGCATGAGCTTCATGCGCTGAGAACTCAGATTCGGGAGAAATCTATATTTTCGGTTAAACTTCAGAATGAG TTGGCAATGAGCAAGAGAGCCAAGGAGAATAAATCCTCTCCATATGTCATAGATGGTTCTGAAACTCTAGGTTCATGTCTGCAACTACAGCCTAGATCAAATGCTTCTCCACCACCACTTTCAAAGTGTTCAATTCAGTGGTGCCGTATATCTTCTGATGGCAGCCACAAAGAAGTTATTTCAG GTGCCAACAGAGCAATTTATGCCCCTGAACCGTTAGATGTTGGACTTATTTTGCAAGCAGACATCATTTCAAATGGCCAAAAAATCACAGTAACAACTGCTGGTCCCATTGAAACTG CTGCAGGATTGGGAAGCTATGTAGATAATCTTTTGCGGAAATCTAGCTCTGAATTTAAT GTAGTTATTTCCCAGATGAATGGACAAGATCATCCATCACATTCTGTTCACACATTTAATGTGGGAAAAATGAGGATAAAGCTCTGTAGAGGGTGGATTACAAAGGCTAGAGAAATTTATTCTGCATCTATGCAG GATCCTTCCTTTCCTTCTCTATATTTCTTCCTTTTTACCCCCTCCATTTTctatttaaacttttatttaagCAGAGTCTGCAAGAGGACAGTTAATTGGCTTGAAGTTTTAAAATCCAACTTGGAGGTTCCAAGCTGGATGGTTGGGGGTTTTGTGGTATAG